The Gemmatimonadota bacterium genome has a segment encoding these proteins:
- a CDS encoding class I SAM-dependent RNA methyltransferase produces MPELLDIFAIGAPGLASLLGDELRELGLPAGEVSSAGVAMRGALADVYRANLHSRIATRVVVRIATFEATHFSTLDKRLRAVEWSRWLAPGAAVACRVTCRKSRLYHSGAVAERVQGAIAGAVAHRAVEPGDEDDDDGTHQLLLVRLDHDRCTVSLDSSGALLHRRGYRLAVAKAPLRETLAAAMLRGAGWDGSRPLVDPCCGSGTIPIEAAMVARCLAPGRNRSFAFEGWPGMARRQWGEIRAAAAAAERPAAPVAIAGSDRDAGAIQSAMENAARAGVAADIEFSRCALSAARPVGTEPGLIAVNPPWGARIGEAAALRGLYAALGKSVHGPFAGWDLVLLAADARLVGQVGCDFESVFSTTAGGTKVTLGLASAAEA; encoded by the coding sequence GTGCCCGAACTCCTCGACATCTTCGCGATCGGCGCTCCAGGACTCGCGTCACTCCTTGGGGATGAGTTGCGGGAGCTCGGACTCCCCGCTGGCGAGGTGTCGTCGGCAGGCGTGGCCATGCGGGGGGCACTGGCCGACGTCTACCGCGCGAACCTCCATTCACGGATCGCGACACGGGTGGTCGTGCGGATCGCGACGTTCGAGGCCACGCATTTCTCGACGCTCGACAAGCGACTCCGGGCCGTGGAGTGGTCCCGCTGGCTGGCGCCGGGGGCCGCGGTCGCCTGCCGGGTCACCTGTCGCAAGTCACGGCTGTATCACTCGGGGGCGGTCGCGGAACGGGTGCAGGGGGCCATTGCCGGCGCCGTGGCGCACCGGGCGGTCGAGCCCGGGGACGAAGACGACGACGACGGAACGCACCAGTTGCTCCTCGTTCGACTCGACCACGATCGCTGCACCGTCTCGTTGGACTCTTCAGGCGCCTTGCTGCATCGGCGGGGGTATCGCCTCGCGGTGGCCAAGGCGCCACTCCGCGAGACCCTCGCGGCGGCGATGCTGCGTGGCGCCGGATGGGATGGGTCGCGCCCGCTCGTGGACCCCTGCTGCGGCTCCGGCACCATCCCCATCGAGGCGGCCATGGTCGCCCGGTGCCTGGCGCCTGGACGCAATCGCTCGTTTGCCTTTGAGGGGTGGCCGGGGATGGCGCGGCGCCAGTGGGGAGAGATTCGCGCGGCGGCTGCGGCGGCTGAGCGTCCAGCGGCGCCCGTAGCCATTGCCGGCTCCGATCGCGATGCGGGCGCGATTCAATCGGCGATGGAGAATGCCGCGCGCGCGGGCGTTGCCGCCGATATCGAGTTTTCCCGGTGCGCCCTGTCTGCCGCGCGGCCGGTTGGCACCGAGCCCGGGCTCATCGCCGTGAATCCCCCATGGGGAGCGCGCATCGGCGAGGCGGCGGCTCTCCGCGGTCTGTACGCCGCCCTCGGCAAGTCCGTGCACGGACCGTTCGCGGGGTGGGACCTCGTGTTACTCGCCGCCGATGCCCGGCTGGTCGGGCAGGTGGGGTGCGATTTCGAGTCGGTGTTCTCCACGACGGCCGGGGGAACCAAGGTCACCCTGGGTTTGGCGTCAGCGGCAGAGGCCTGA
- a CDS encoding 2-oxoglutarate dehydrogenase E1 component: MTSTPIIGVYNDGHVAEMYEAFRRDPASVDESWRQYFTFAQSIGGGAPAAGTPANADPAYLRKVAGAAGLLEAIRHYGHLAVPIDPLGSAPAGAAELSPEFHSITEADLALVPAEALGYPGEGTAADVAGRLRRQWSGRVGFEVGHIEADDERDWLRQAIETGAYMRPLGPEEQVSVLRRLTEVDGLERFLARAYSTAKRFSIEGTDMMVPMLDAAVEESAALGAQEVVVGMAHRGRLNTLVHLMDKPYGKLFNEFDGKHDHHDNATGDVKYHLGAATERTCANGRRVRLSLVPNPSHLEVVNPVLTGVARARRDAIGGGNELVVPIVIHGDAAFPGEGVVAETFNMSGLPGYQVGGSLHIISNNQVGFTTNPTDSRSTHYASDLAKGFEVPIVHVNADDPASCLGAIRLAIAYRAKFGKDFLIDLVGYRRWGHNEGDEPTFTQPRLYATIRNHPTVRQIWGDQVAAQGVLTADAVAAIDADFQARMDAVLTEARQAPDIGAHAHGEPTHHLDARRMTPSFLPPVDTGVRAEALIQLNERLLFWPETHAVHPRLAKQLERRREALGPAGGIDWGHAESLAFASLLADGVDVRLTGQDAERGTFSHRHAVLTDVNTGAKYAPLQHLQGASGRFEVHNSPLTELAVLAFEYGYSTTAPETLVLWEAQFGDFANMAAPIIDQFIVADRAKWEQDSGVVLLLPHGYEGQGPEHSSARLERFLQLCAEGNLRVAYPSTAAQYFHVLRRQARLAVKRPLVLMQPKSMLRLSSATARIEDLTTGRFAPVLDDPAVTAREDVTRLVFCTGKVYYDLVGQERPGHLAVVRVEQLYPWPHEEVAQIVDLYPNIAEIVWAQEEPKNMGAWSYVAPRLRASAGNALIIRYIGRPERASPAEGYKSSHDEEQARIVGDVHAAPLVPRGRPPAMR; encoded by the coding sequence ATGACCAGCACCCCCATCATCGGCGTCTACAACGACGGCCATGTGGCCGAGATGTACGAGGCGTTCCGGCGGGATCCGGCCTCGGTGGACGAGTCCTGGCGCCAGTACTTCACCTTCGCGCAGTCCATCGGCGGGGGGGCTCCTGCCGCTGGGACGCCGGCCAACGCGGACCCGGCGTACCTTCGCAAAGTGGCCGGCGCGGCCGGGCTCCTCGAGGCGATTCGACACTACGGGCACCTTGCCGTCCCGATCGATCCGTTGGGATCGGCGCCAGCGGGAGCGGCTGAACTCTCGCCCGAGTTTCACTCGATCACGGAGGCCGATCTGGCCCTGGTCCCCGCCGAGGCGCTGGGGTATCCGGGGGAAGGGACGGCAGCCGACGTGGCGGGTCGCCTGCGGCGCCAGTGGTCCGGGCGTGTTGGGTTTGAGGTGGGACACATCGAGGCGGACGACGAGCGGGACTGGTTGCGGCAGGCGATCGAGACTGGCGCCTACATGCGGCCGTTGGGGCCCGAGGAGCAGGTCTCCGTGCTGCGCCGGCTGACCGAGGTCGACGGCCTGGAACGGTTCCTCGCCCGGGCGTACAGCACGGCCAAGCGATTCTCCATCGAGGGGACCGACATGATGGTCCCAATGCTCGACGCGGCGGTGGAGGAGAGCGCGGCGTTAGGCGCCCAGGAGGTCGTGGTCGGGATGGCGCATCGTGGCCGCCTGAACACGCTGGTGCACCTGATGGACAAGCCGTACGGCAAGCTGTTCAATGAGTTCGACGGCAAACACGATCACCACGACAACGCGACGGGTGACGTGAAGTACCACCTCGGCGCAGCGACCGAGCGCACCTGTGCCAACGGGCGACGGGTGCGGCTGTCTCTGGTGCCGAATCCGTCCCACCTGGAAGTGGTCAACCCGGTGCTCACCGGGGTAGCGCGCGCGCGACGCGATGCGATTGGCGGCGGCAATGAATTGGTCGTCCCCATCGTGATCCACGGCGATGCGGCGTTCCCGGGTGAGGGCGTGGTGGCCGAGACCTTCAACATGTCCGGGCTGCCCGGGTACCAGGTCGGTGGCTCGCTCCACATCATCTCGAACAACCAGGTCGGCTTCACGACGAACCCGACGGACTCGCGGTCGACGCACTATGCGTCGGATCTCGCGAAGGGCTTTGAAGTGCCGATCGTGCACGTCAATGCGGACGACCCGGCGTCTTGCCTTGGGGCGATCCGCCTCGCGATTGCCTATCGCGCGAAGTTCGGCAAGGACTTCCTGATCGACCTCGTCGGCTACCGTCGTTGGGGGCATAACGAGGGCGACGAGCCGACCTTCACGCAGCCGCGCCTGTACGCGACGATCCGCAACCACCCGACCGTCCGCCAGATCTGGGGCGACCAGGTCGCAGCGCAGGGCGTCCTGACGGCCGACGCGGTCGCGGCGATTGATGCCGATTTTCAGGCTCGGATGGATGCCGTGCTCACCGAGGCACGGCAGGCGCCGGACATCGGCGCGCACGCGCACGGCGAGCCGACGCATCACCTGGACGCACGGCGGATGACGCCGTCATTCCTGCCGCCGGTCGACACCGGGGTACGTGCGGAGGCGCTGATCCAGCTCAACGAACGACTCCTGTTCTGGCCGGAGACGCACGCGGTGCATCCGCGCCTGGCCAAGCAACTGGAGCGGCGGCGCGAGGCTCTCGGCCCTGCGGGTGGTATCGATTGGGGCCATGCAGAATCGCTGGCGTTCGCGTCGCTGCTCGCCGATGGCGTTGACGTTCGCCTCACCGGCCAGGACGCCGAGCGTGGGACCTTTTCCCATCGCCACGCCGTCCTGACGGACGTGAACACCGGCGCGAAGTACGCCCCGCTCCAGCACCTGCAGGGAGCGTCGGGTCGGTTCGAGGTGCATAACTCTCCGCTCACCGAATTGGCCGTGCTGGCCTTTGAGTACGGCTACAGCACGACAGCGCCCGAGACCCTGGTGTTGTGGGAAGCGCAGTTCGGGGACTTCGCGAACATGGCGGCCCCGATCATCGACCAATTCATCGTCGCGGACCGGGCGAAGTGGGAGCAGGACTCCGGCGTTGTGCTCCTCCTGCCCCATGGGTACGAAGGGCAAGGCCCCGAGCACTCCTCGGCGCGGCTGGAGCGCTTTCTCCAACTGTGCGCAGAAGGCAACTTGCGTGTCGCGTACCCCAGCACGGCCGCGCAGTACTTCCATGTGCTGCGTCGTCAGGCGCGCCTCGCGGTCAAGCGGCCGCTGGTGCTGATGCAACCCAAGAGCATGCTCCGGCTCTCGTCGGCCACGGCGCGCATCGAGGACCTCACGACGGGACGTTTTGCCCCGGTGCTCGATGATCCGGCGGTCACCGCGCGCGAGGATGTCACGCGCCTCGTCTTCTGCACGGGGAAGGTCTATTACGACCTCGTCGGGCAGGAACGCCCGGGCCATCTCGCCGTGGTGCGCGTCGAGCAACTGTATCCCTGGCCGCATGAGGAGGTCGCGCAGATCGTCGACCTGTACCCGAACATCGCGGAGATTGTGTGGGCCCAGGAAGAGCCGAAGAACATGGGGGCGTGGAGTTATGTCGCCCCGCGGCTCCGTGCCTCGGCGGGGAATGCCCTGATCATCCGGTACATCGGCCGTCCGGAGCGCGCGAGCCCGGCGGAGGGGTACAAGTCGTCGCACGATGAGGAGCAGGCGCGGATCGTGGGTGATGTCCATGCCGCCCCGCTGGTCCCCCGGGGCCGGCCGCCGGCGATGCGTTAG
- a CDS encoding PIG-L family deacetylase — protein MRAVLSLLFVASASSIALQAQPRGAAALGPLVSGLGVSGRVLVIAAHPDDEDTQLIAWLARGRQVETAYLSLTRGDGGQNLIGNELGEPLGAIRTEELLAARRLDGGRQYFTRAFDFGFSKNAQETLTQWAKDSILRDVVTVVRAFRPHVIVSVFSGTPADGHGHHQVAGILAREAYDISADTVRFPARSTAGLGAWTVPKFYRGALFRNQAQATIRINVGEYDPLGGRSYAELAADSRSQHKSQAMGALQQKGVRYDQLLREAARVGPSDARSERSIFDGVDTTWGRFRDAMQTPAQRAALAALPAAFAAARRSLDLGQPGAVIPALVEVQRLLSTVCGAASGTNPCATLASDGSLVVRHADLHASVENASVRVHRAFELATGVAVEAVAAREGFATGEPVRVRRSVHNRGSLPVRVLRTVVLGARAEFTQLALDVRPDSTLGDSLSLVIDRVGAAWWLTRPRQGAMFAVPGAAGDEAGQRPSPMIVTTLEVAGATFSTWTPVTYRYADAIRGEVNRPIVAAPAITLTLEREVEYARANAPLQRTVRVTVRSHADGPREVAVRLDVPPGLTVDSAVRRVQLPGNARAATAQSAPAATFGLSTGTQGDAIEVVTFQVRGQLNAGRHAIRASATSGGETFTTGYTAVSYDHIQTQRLFRPATLGLEAVDLNLPRVARVAYINGVGDNSAPILQQLGLDVTVIDPADLMRTDLSRFTSVVVGTRAYEASPALVSGNPRLLAYAREGGTLVVQYGQYEMLNPGMMPFPITLGRPADRVTVEGAPVRVLDPAASVLTAPNTISTRDFDGWTQDRSLYMPRTFDPAYTPLLEMNDPGEGANRGALLVAPYGKGVYVYTSLAFFRQLPAGVPGAARLFVNLLSAKPGSATQ, from the coding sequence ATGCGAGCTGTCCTTTCGCTGCTCTTCGTCGCATCAGCCTCATCGATCGCGCTGCAGGCCCAGCCGCGCGGAGCCGCGGCCCTCGGCCCATTGGTCAGCGGACTCGGAGTCAGTGGGCGCGTATTGGTTATCGCCGCTCATCCGGACGATGAAGACACCCAACTGATCGCGTGGCTGGCGCGCGGTCGGCAGGTGGAGACTGCGTACCTGTCGCTGACGCGAGGCGATGGTGGCCAGAACCTCATCGGGAACGAGTTGGGGGAGCCGCTGGGGGCGATCCGCACGGAGGAGCTGCTCGCGGCCCGTCGGTTGGACGGCGGTCGACAGTATTTCACGCGCGCGTTCGACTTCGGGTTCTCCAAGAACGCACAGGAGACGCTCACGCAGTGGGCGAAGGACAGCATCCTCCGCGATGTGGTGACGGTGGTTCGCGCCTTCCGGCCGCACGTCATCGTGAGCGTGTTTTCCGGCACGCCCGCCGATGGCCATGGCCACCACCAGGTGGCCGGGATCCTGGCGCGCGAGGCGTACGACATTAGCGCGGACACGGTGCGCTTTCCGGCGCGATCAACCGCCGGCCTCGGGGCCTGGACGGTGCCGAAGTTCTACCGGGGTGCCCTCTTCCGGAACCAGGCGCAGGCAACGATCCGGATCAACGTGGGGGAGTATGACCCGTTAGGCGGTCGTTCGTACGCCGAACTGGCGGCGGACTCGCGGTCTCAGCATAAGTCGCAGGCGATGGGGGCGTTGCAGCAGAAGGGGGTGCGGTATGACCAGCTGCTCCGGGAGGCGGCCCGCGTTGGACCGTCGGACGCCCGTTCGGAACGCTCGATCTTCGACGGGGTCGACACGACGTGGGGCCGATTCCGGGACGCCATGCAGACGCCGGCGCAGCGGGCAGCGCTGGCCGCCCTTCCGGCCGCCTTTGCTGCGGCTCGCCGGTCGCTGGATCTCGGGCAGCCGGGGGCGGTGATCCCGGCCCTCGTCGAGGTGCAGCGTTTGCTGTCCACTGTTTGTGGCGCCGCCTCCGGGACCAACCCGTGTGCGACCCTCGCGTCGGACGGGTCACTGGTGGTCCGGCACGCAGACCTCCACGCCTCCGTGGAGAATGCCAGCGTCAGGGTGCATCGTGCGTTTGAGCTCGCGACCGGGGTGGCCGTTGAGGCGGTCGCGGCCCGTGAGGGGTTTGCGACAGGGGAGCCAGTTCGCGTGCGACGCAGTGTGCACAATCGCGGGTCCCTTCCCGTGCGTGTGCTTCGCACGGTCGTGCTCGGTGCCCGCGCGGAGTTCACCCAACTCGCGCTCGACGTGCGTCCCGACTCCACCCTCGGGGATTCACTCTCGCTGGTGATCGATCGCGTGGGTGCCGCCTGGTGGCTCACGCGGCCACGCCAGGGCGCGATGTTCGCTGTCCCGGGGGCGGCGGGCGATGAAGCCGGCCAGCGACCCTCGCCCATGATCGTGACCACCCTCGAGGTTGCGGGCGCCACGTTCAGCACGTGGACTCCGGTGACCTACCGATATGCAGACGCCATTCGCGGGGAGGTGAACCGTCCCATCGTCGCGGCGCCGGCCATCACCCTCACCCTGGAGCGTGAGGTCGAGTATGCGCGCGCCAACGCTCCGTTGCAGCGCACGGTTCGCGTGACGGTGCGATCACACGCCGATGGACCCCGGGAGGTGGCGGTCCGGCTCGACGTGCCCCCCGGTCTCACGGTGGACAGCGCCGTGCGGCGGGTCCAACTGCCGGGCAATGCGCGGGCGGCGACTGCGCAGTCCGCGCCAGCGGCCACCTTCGGCCTGTCCACCGGCACGCAGGGGGACGCGATCGAAGTGGTAACCTTCCAGGTGCGCGGACAACTGAACGCCGGTCGACATGCGATTCGCGCCTCTGCCACGAGCGGCGGGGAGACCTTCACGACCGGCTACACCGCGGTCAGCTACGACCACATCCAGACGCAACGCCTGTTTCGTCCGGCGACGCTCGGGCTCGAGGCCGTCGACCTCAATCTCCCGCGCGTGGCCCGGGTGGCCTACATCAATGGTGTTGGGGACAACAGTGCGCCCATCCTGCAGCAGCTGGGCCTGGATGTCACGGTCATCGACCCCGCTGACCTGATGCGAACGGACCTGTCCCGCTTCACCTCGGTGGTTGTGGGGACGCGCGCCTATGAGGCCTCGCCTGCGCTGGTGTCCGGCAATCCCCGCCTGCTGGCGTACGCCAGGGAGGGTGGAACCCTCGTGGTGCAGTATGGACAGTACGAGATGTTGAACCCGGGGATGATGCCGTTCCCCATCACCCTCGGCCGGCCGGCGGATCGGGTGACCGTGGAGGGCGCACCGGTGCGCGTGCTCGACCCGGCGGCGAGTGTGCTGACCGCCCCCAACACCATCAGCACCCGCGACTTTGACGGATGGACCCAGGACCGGTCGTTGTACATGCCGCGAACCTTCGACCCGGCCTACACGCCGCTGCTCGAGATGAACGATCCCGGGGAAGGGGCAAATCGCGGTGCGCTGCTCGTGGCTCCCTACGGCAAGGGGGTCTACGTCTACACATCGCTTGCCTTCTTTCGACAGCTCCCCGCCGGCGTCCCCGGTGCGGCGCGGCTATTCGTGAACCTGCTGTCGGCCAAGCCGGGGTCGGCGACGCAGTAA